One Herpetosiphonaceae bacterium genomic region harbors:
- the sat gene encoding sulfate adenylyltransferase: protein MARSTPAIPPHGGTLIDRTVRGTLREAAIERAAHLARLTLNSVNLSDLELIGNGAFSPLTGFMGQADYLSVVEEMYLQSGLPWTIPITLAVTREQAATLELGQEIALYDRAERLIGLLELAEKYAADQEHEAQQVFQTTDARHPGVARLYAAGEVYLGGEIWVISPPTSPAFAEFRHTPAQARRMFAANGWRRIVGFQTRNPIHRAHEYIQKAALEIVDGLFLHPLVGETKADDIPADVRMRSYQSLLRDYYPPDRTILGVYPAAMRYAGPREAIFHALARKNYGCTHFIVGRDHAGVGSYYGTYDAQLIFDEFAPHELGITPLFFEHTFYCQKCHAMASYKTCPHTSEHHLILSGTKVREMLARGELPPPEYSRPEVAQILIEAYQREPRGAEPIGHTDLPPAPTEQPGTKEARMVAASTGDEQAQRRMLVIGLDCAAPELVFDAWRADLPTLSGLMQRGAYGRLESTIPAITVPAWACMMSGRDPGQLGFYGFRNRADYSYERMTIANAKAVTYPRVWNLLSDAGKHVGVIGVPQTYPVQPVNGHMVSCFLTPSAKSQYTYPAELKHEIAGWIGDEFLVDVPNFRSENKDQILCDIYRMAEQHFTICRRLLQRERYDYFMTVDMGVDRIHHAFWKYMDPAHPKHVPGNRYQQAIHDYYVFIDRQIAGLLEYIDDDTIVLVVSDHGGKAMVGGLCLNDWLIREGYLVLKEQPSQIVPLEKCEIDWTRTKAWGAGGYYGRLFMNVQGREPNGVIPPQDYERERALLIEKLAAIADPDGRNIGTIAFKPEEVYTQLNNIPPDLIIYFGNLSWRSVGSVGHESVWTFENDTGPDDANHAQHGIFMLYDPRNPGGGRQLDDLKIYDVAPTVLALLGQPAPEGIRGRPIDLQAGVAV, encoded by the coding sequence GTGGCGAGATCTACTCCGGCGATTCCTCCTCACGGCGGAACACTTATCGATCGCACCGTGCGGGGCACGCTCCGCGAGGCGGCGATTGAGCGCGCCGCTCACCTGGCCCGGCTGACGCTGAACAGCGTCAATCTCTCCGACCTGGAGCTGATTGGCAACGGAGCATTCAGCCCGCTGACCGGCTTCATGGGCCAGGCCGACTACCTGAGCGTTGTCGAGGAGATGTACCTCCAGAGCGGCCTTCCCTGGACGATCCCGATCACGCTGGCGGTGACGCGGGAGCAGGCGGCGACGCTGGAGCTTGGGCAAGAGATCGCACTGTACGATCGCGCCGAGCGGCTGATCGGGCTGCTTGAGCTGGCAGAAAAGTACGCCGCCGACCAAGAGCACGAGGCGCAGCAGGTTTTTCAAACCACCGATGCGCGGCATCCCGGCGTCGCGCGGCTCTACGCGGCTGGCGAGGTATACCTCGGCGGCGAGATCTGGGTGATCAGCCCGCCGACCAGCCCGGCGTTTGCGGAGTTTCGGCACACGCCTGCGCAGGCGCGACGGATGTTTGCCGCAAACGGCTGGCGGCGGATCGTGGGATTTCAAACGCGCAACCCGATCCACCGCGCCCACGAGTATATCCAGAAGGCCGCGCTGGAGATCGTTGATGGGCTGTTCCTGCATCCGCTGGTAGGCGAGACGAAGGCTGACGATATTCCCGCCGACGTACGCATGCGCTCCTACCAAAGCCTGCTGCGCGACTACTACCCGCCCGATCGGACGATCCTGGGCGTGTACCCGGCGGCGATGCGCTACGCCGGGCCGCGCGAGGCGATCTTCCACGCGCTGGCACGCAAGAACTACGGCTGCACACACTTCATCGTCGGGCGCGATCATGCCGGTGTCGGCAGCTACTACGGCACCTACGACGCCCAGCTGATCTTCGACGAGTTCGCGCCGCACGAGCTGGGCATTACGCCGCTCTTTTTCGAGCATACCTTCTACTGCCAGAAGTGCCATGCGATGGCGTCTTACAAGACCTGCCCGCATACCTCGGAGCACCACCTGATCTTGAGCGGCACGAAAGTGCGCGAGATGCTGGCCCGTGGCGAGCTGCCACCGCCTGAGTATAGCCGCCCTGAAGTTGCGCAGATCTTGATCGAAGCCTATCAGCGGGAGCCGCGCGGCGCAGAGCCGATCGGGCACACGGACCTGCCGCCTGCTCCCACCGAGCAGCCCGGCACAAAGGAGGCGCGTATGGTCGCGGCGAGTACCGGCGATGAGCAAGCCCAGCGGCGGATGCTGGTGATCGGTCTGGACTGTGCCGCGCCGGAGCTGGTCTTCGATGCGTGGCGGGCCGACCTGCCGACGCTTAGCGGCTTGATGCAGCGCGGCGCGTACGGACGGCTGGAAAGCACGATTCCGGCGATCACCGTTCCCGCCTGGGCCTGCATGATGAGCGGACGCGATCCGGGCCAGCTTGGCTTCTACGGCTTTCGCAACCGCGCGGACTACTCCTACGAGCGCATGACGATCGCCAACGCCAAAGCGGTGACGTATCCGCGCGTGTGGAACCTGCTCAGCGATGCTGGCAAGCACGTCGGCGTGATCGGCGTGCCGCAGACCTACCCGGTGCAGCCGGTCAACGGCCACATGGTCAGTTGTTTCCTGACGCCGAGCGCGAAGAGCCAGTACACCTATCCGGCGGAGCTAAAGCACGAGATCGCGGGCTGGATCGGCGACGAGTTCCTGGTGGACGTGCCCAACTTTCGCTCGGAGAATAAAGATCAGATCCTCTGCGACATCTACCGCATGGCCGAGCAGCATTTTACGATCTGCCGACGCCTGCTCCAGCGCGAGCGGTACGACTACTTCATGACCGTCGACATGGGCGTCGATCGCATCCACCATGCCTTCTGGAAGTATATGGACCCCGCCCATCCCAAGCATGTGCCGGGCAACCGCTACCAGCAGGCGATCCACGACTACTACGTGTTTATCGACCGGCAGATCGCGGGGCTGCTGGAGTATATCGACGACGACACGATCGTGCTGGTCGTCTCCGACCACGGCGGCAAGGCGATGGTCGGCGGCCTCTGCCTCAACGACTGGCTGATCCGCGAGGGCTATCTGGTGCTCAAAGAGCAGCCGTCGCAGATCGTGCCGCTTGAGAAGTGCGAGATCGACTGGACGCGAACCAAAGCCTGGGGCGCGGGCGGCTACTATGGGCGGCTGTTCATGAACGTGCAGGGCCGCGAGCCCAACGGCGTGATCCCGCCGCAGGACTATGAGCGCGAGCGGGCGCTGCTGATCGAGAAGCTGGCCGCGATTGCCGATCCCGACGGTCGCAACATCGGCACGATCGCCTTCAAGCCGGAAGAGGTCTATACCCAGCTCAACAACATTCCGCCCGATCTGATCATCTACTTTGGCAACCTGAGCTGGCGCTCGGTTGGCAGCGTGGGCCACGAGAGCGTATGGACCTTTGAGAACGACACGGGGCCTGACGACGCGAACCACGCGCAGCACGGTATCTTCATGCTCTACGATCCGCGCAATCCGGGCGGCGGCAGGCAGCTCGACGACCTGAAGATCTACGATGTCGCGCCGACGGTGCTGGCGCTGCTGGGCCAGCCCGCGCCGGAGGGGATTCGCGGCAGGCCGATCGATTTGCAAGCAGGGGTAGCGGTATGA